The following proteins come from a genomic window of Aspergillus luchuensis IFO 4308 DNA, chromosome 3, nearly complete sequence:
- a CDS encoding putative serine/threonine protein kinase (COG:T;~EggNog:ENOG410PJZ9;~InterPro:IPR000719,IPR011009,IPR008271,IPR017441;~PFAM:PF07714;~go_function: GO:0004672 - protein kinase activity [Evidence IEA];~go_function: GO:0005524 - ATP binding [Evidence IEA];~go_process: GO:0006468 - protein phosphorylation [Evidence IEA]), with protein sequence MDRPPSVPGVEEPVILAVRNGQTSDHVRRRSSDKSIEDSSLPAPMEADIKQAVTKPPNAKLPLQGDFSDGQTSLRHPFPHLYHSSSTSRSPSTRTSSSSLQALNEDTVVDARSDHSAIGRSSISSRRVAHMGPSETHSADYPVYPDQSYAVLQSQIHPTYQPPFLRTRSSYPSRTEAAKFAPSRASRTAGNTPLSSPGLFSIRSPRSTPPFASDDEGRISSPYLHPTHLQPPKETHTAEVDRDLVTGNKLINQYEILEELGRGEHGKVKLGRHVTTRQKVAIKIVQRYSKRRRLGKLGNPEDKVKKEVAILKKARHPNVVSLLEVIDDPNRQKVYIVLEYVENGEIIWRKRGLREIVHVDKRRLEREKAGIPDTPSFMEESQQYVRTAQHLRRQREKARERRQAQAAYAQEAPIPAWSLEHGAESDEDEDLGGEPMVARVPSRSMVSTDDAHSSPSQSYVSGQESALAAVEGSMYGAYADYPFERRFSTASSSFGYAPSEPEWFTDDDDMSYVPCLTFNEARNVFRDSLLGLEYLHYQGIIHRDIKPANLLVTSNYRVKISDFGVSYLGRPIRDEEEEQVEETDATELDDARELSKTVGTPAFYAPELCYTGDDFVDVLGAAPRITGAIDVWSLGVTLYGMIFGRLPFVSDDEYSMFQTIVRKEVFIPRKRLQPVEDDPDTVSQWPRYSDGSKRMEDELVYEDIDDELYDLLKRLLTKDPVKRITVKEIKHHPWVLHGLPNPRAWVEETDPGYQSKGKRIEVSTEEVTSAVSKVPFIQRVRSNVAKWSNYLTGRSKEKDGRKRTPSNSPSVESSSTTSSTAFGKYLWDNRRHSLRGDEEFPRSLRLPREGEHPLSQSVTASPVGREDQPSYFASSDSMPVQDQSTRPDPPERTTSTLSTAESAKTVKPSDHKRVSVPQRAGTPVRVEPSGTTNIGGLFGGASRRLARGLQPGDWRSDRSVSGETASLDGDRHSEPSLALSVASAVGQMQNCNLLSNEEPLLTPPDGSLGRTSSHRRNRSHQLPGKHSAEPFHLTKEALLRKRRSDLGPVGDADSNRGDSEPCSGDYTGLRIENHPQVSDSSNDQSSGDPLSGGLTTSPPSAATISSSSIDEYTSGMSQSTSHPSIPSVVSGASSLSGESGFKEKDTESAVQVPSILRTGETVKARHPCPTRPAEDDECRYYCDDEEESGDDSEDEGLVIGKKRATPQKPIIRPGQSKS encoded by the exons ATGGACCGTCCGCCTTCAGTTCCCGGCGTGGAGGAGCCCGTCATTCTGGCTGTCCGGAATGGCCAGACCTCAGACCATGTTCGCAGGCGGAGTTCGGACAAGTCCATCGAGGATTCATCGTTACCGGCACCGATGGAGGCAGATATCAAGCAGGCTGTCACCAAGCCACCGAATGCGAAGCTTCCCCTGCAGGGCGATTTCTCAGATGGGCAGACATCTCTTCGACACCCGTTTCCCCATCTGTACCATTCATCCAGTACATCCAGGTCACCCTCCACTCGTACTTCTTCGAGCTCGCTTCAGGCATTGAACGAGGACACCGTCGTCGATGCGCGGTCGGATCATAGCGCTATCGGCCGGAGCTCCATCTCTTCTCGGAGGGTCGCCCACATGGGCCCCTCTGAGACTCATTCCGCAGACTATCCCGTCTATCCCGACCAATCCTACGCCGTCCTTCAGTCCCAAATCCACCCCACCTACCAACCCCCGTTCCTACGCACCCGAAGCTCTTACCCGTCCCGGACTGAGGCGGCCAAATTTGCTCCGTCGCGTGCATCACGCACGGCGGgcaacacccccctctccagCCCGGGCCTATTCTCCATTAGAAGTCCTCGCTCGACGCCTCCATTCGCGTCCGACGACGAAGGTCGCATCAGCAGTCCCTAtctccatcccacccatcTCCAGCCCCCCAAAGA AACCCATACCGCTGAGGTGGATCGAGATCTTGTGACCGGAAATAAGCTCATCAATCAGTATGAGATCCTTGAGGAGCTCGGGCGCGGTGAACATGGAAAGGTGAAGCTCGGCCGCCATGTTACGACGCGACAAAAGGTTGCAATCAAGATCGTTCAGCGTTATTCAAAGCGTCGCCGCCTCGGAAAACTCGGTAACCCTGAGGATAAGGTCAAGAAAGAGGTTGCCATCCTGAAAAAGGCAAGGCACCCTAACGTCGTCAGTCTGTTAGAAGTCATCGATGATCCGAATCGCCAAAAGGTCTACATAGTCCTCGAGTATGTGGAGAACGGAGAAATCATCTGGCGCAAGCGTGGGCTGCGAGAGATCGTCCACGTCGATAAGCGCCGCCTGGAGCGTGAGAAGGCGGGCATTCCCGATACCCCGTCTTTCATGGAAGAAAGTCAACAGTACGTAAGGACAGCCCAGCACCTTCGTCGGCAGCGCGAGAAGGCACGTGAACGGCGCCAAGCACAGGCGGCATATGCACAAGAAGCTCCGATCCCTGCCTGGAGTCTGGAGCATGGTGCGGAGTcagacgaagatgaggatcTTGGGGGCGAGCCTATGGTTGCGCGTGTTCCCAGCCGGTCTATGGTGAGCACCGATGATGCCCACTCCTCTCCCAGTCAGTCTTATGTGTCGGGTCAGGAGTCGGCACTGGCTGCAGTAGAAGGCAGCATGTACGGCGCCTATGCAGACTACCCATTCGAAAGACGGTTCAGCACCGCATCAAGCAGCTTCGGCTATGCACCTTCCGAGCCGGAGTGGTTcaccgacgatgacgacatgTCCTATGTGCCTTGCTTGACTTTCAACGAAGCGCGCAATGTCTTTCGCGATTCGTTGCTAGGTTTGGAATATCTTCACTACCAAGGCATCATCCATCGCGACATTAAACCCGCAAATCTTCTGGTCACCAGCAACTATCGGGTGAAAATCTCAGATTTTGGTGTCTCGTACTTGGGACGCCCCATTcgagacgaggaagaggagcaggtggaggagacggatgCCACCGAGTTGGATGATGCTCGCGAGCTGTCTAAGACGGTCGGGACACCGGCTTTTTATGCCCCTGAGTTGTGCTATACAGGCGATGATTTCGTGGACGTGCTCGGCGCCGCCCCTCGGATCACCGGCGCTATTGATGTTTGGTCTCTGGGTGTTACCCTCTACGGCATGATCTTCGGGCGCCTACCATTCGTTTCCGATGACGAATACAGCATGTTCCAGACTATTGTGCGGAAGGAAGTCTTCATTCCCCGAAAGCGTTTACAGCCCGTGGAAGACGATCCCGACACCGTCAGTCAGTGGCCTCGCTACAGTGACGGCAGCAAACGGATGGAAGACGAGTTGGTGTACGAGGACATTGACGACGAATTGTATGATCTGCTAAAGCGGCTGCTGACCAAGGATCCGGTTAAACGGATCACCGTGAAGGAGATCAAACACCATCCTTGGGTTCTGCATGGCCTTCCTAACCCCAGAGCATGGGTGGAAGAGACGGACCCGGGATACCAAagcaagggaaaaagaaTCGAAGTATCCACCGAAGAAGTGACTAGTGCTGTCAGCAAAGTACCATTCATTCAGCGTGTGCGATCCAACGTTGCTAAGTGGTCTAACTATCTGACTGGAAGGTcgaaagagaaggatggTCGCAAGCGGACTCCTAGCAATTCTCCTTCCGTGGAGTCATCGTCAACTACAAGCAGCACTGCCTTTGGGAAGTACCTTTGGGACAATCGGCGGCACAGCCTTAGGGGGGATGAAGAATTTCCACGCTCTCTCCGCTTACCCAGGGAAGGCGAGCATCCGCTTTCACAGAGTGTCACTGCAAGTCCCGTGGGCCGAGAAGATCAGCCGTCTTACTTCGCTTCGTCCGATTCCATGCCAGTGCAAGATCAATCTACGCGCCCAGATCCTCCCGAGCGCACAACATCCACATTGTCTACTGCTGAATCTGCCAAGACCGTGAAACCATCGGACCACAAAAGAGTATCAGTACCCCAGCGTGCTGGTACCCCCGTCCGTGTGGAACCGTCTGGGACCACAAACATTGGTGGCCTTTTTGGTGGCGCGAGCCGTCGGCTTGCAAGAGGCCTGCAACCTGGGGATTGGCGGTCCGATCGGTCTGTCTCAGGCGAGACCGCGTCTTTGGACGGTGACCGCCACTCGGAACCCAGCTTGGCTTTGAGTGTTGCCTCTGCTGTTGGTCAAATGCAGAATTGCAACTTGTTGTCGAACGAGGAGCCGCTCTTGACTCCTCCCGATGGCTCCCTTGGTAGAACATCCAGCCATCGGCGAAACCGATCCCACCAGCTTCCAGGCAAGCATTCCGCCGAGCCATTCCACCTAACCAAGGAGGCCTTGTtacggaagaggaggagcgacCTCGGGCCCGTTGGTGATGCAGACAGCAATCGTGGCGACAGTGAGCCATGCTCCGGTGACTACACGGGCCTGCGGATTGAGAATCACCCGCAAGTCTCAGACTCGTCGAATGACCAGTCCTCTGGAGATCCTCTTTCAGGAGGGCTGACAACGTCGCCGCCATCGGCAGCTACAATATCCTCTTCGTCAATTGACGAGTATACTAGCGGCATGTCCCAGAGCACTTCTCACCCCAGCATCCCGTCTGTGGTGTCAGGAGCGTCGTCTCTCTCTGGTGAAAGTGgcttcaaggagaaggatacTGAATCAGCCGTTCAGGTTCCTTCAATTCTTCGCACTGGTGAAACAGTCAAAGCCCGGCATCCCTGTCCTACACGAcctgcagaagatgatgagtgTCGCTACTACtgcgatgacgaagaagagtcTGGTGATGActcagaagatgaaggactTGTCATTGGCAAGAAGAGGGCAACCCCTCAGAAGCCGATCATCCGCCCTGGACAGTCGAAGTCATGA
- a CDS encoding arabinogalactan endo-1,4-beta-galactosidase (CAZy:GH53;~COG:G;~EggNog:ENOG410PI60;~InterPro:IPR017853,IPR011683;~PFAM:PF07745;~SECRETED:SignalP(1-20);~go_function: GO:0015926 - glucosidase activity [Evidence IEA]) — protein MTAMMIYPLLLSALPLLSSAALTYRGADISSLLIEEDAGISYKNLNGETQALEDILVNNGVNSIRQRVWVDPSDGSYDLDYNLKLAKRVQAAGMSIYLDLHLSDTWADPSDQTTPTGWSTTDIDTLTWQLYNYTLEVCNTFAENDIEVEIVSIGNEISSGLLWPLGKTSNYDNIAKLLHSGAWGVKDSDLTTTPKIMIHLDNGWDWEEQEYFYKTVLATGSLLSTDFDLMGVSYYPFYNSEATLSALKTSLTNMQSNYDKSVVVVETNWPVSCPDPEYSFPSDLSSIPFSAAGQEEFLEKLAEVVEGVTDGLGIYYWEPAWVDNAALGSSCADNLMVDVNTDEVLESVTVFEDL, from the exons AtgacagccatgatgatctaCCCTCTACTTCTTTCTGCATTGCCTCTGCTCAGCAGCGCCGCGCTGACCTACCGCGGGGCGGATATCTCCTCCCTTTTGatcgaggaagatgctggCATCAGCTATAAGAACTTGAATGGCGAGACCCAGGCATTGGAGGATATTCTGGTCAACAATGGTGTCAACTCGATCCGTCAGAGGGTGTGGGTGGATCCCAGCGATGGCTCGTACGATCTCGACTATAACCTGAAGCTGGCCAAGCGTGTTCAGGCCGCGGGTATGAGCATTTACTTGGATCTGCATCTCAGTGATACGTGGGCAGACCCCAGTGATCAG ACTACCCCTACCGGTTGGTCGACTACGGACATCGACACACTCACCTGGCAACTATACAACTACACGCTCGAAGTCTGCAACACCTTCGCGGAGAATGACATTGAGGTTGAGATTGTCTCCATTGGCAACGAGATCAGCAGCGGGCTTCTTTGGCCACTGGGCAAGACCAGCAACTATGACAACATCGCGAAGCTTCTGCACTCCGGAGCCTGGGGAGTGAAGGACTCCGACCTGACCACGACCCCGAAGATTATGATCCACCTGGACAATGGATGGgactgggaggagcaggaataCTTTTACAAGACCGTCCTGGCTACGGGGTCACTGCTCTCCACGGATTTCGACCTCATGGGAGTCTCGTACTATCCGTTCTACAACTCGGAAGCAACCCTGTCGGCGCTCAAGACCAGCCTTACGAACATGCAATCCAACTACGATAAGtccgtcgtggtggtggagacGAACTGGCCCGTGTCGTGCCCGGACCCTGAGTATTCATTCCCGTCCGATCTCAGCTCGATCCCGTTTTCGGCTGCAGGCCAGGAGGAgttcctggagaagctggcAGAAGTAGTAGAGGGCGTCACGGATGGATTGGGCATTTATTACTGGGAACCGGCGTGGGTCGACAATGCCGCCCTGGGATCCAGCTGCGCGGATAACCTGATGGTGGATGTTAACACGGATGAGGTGTTGGAGAGTGTCACTGTGTTCGAGGACCTGTGA
- a CDS encoding uncharacterized protein (TransMembrane:1 (o27-51i)) codes for MSFCLELPSWTVSSVSSSSFSSFDLTFLFHPCLSLSQCVCVCVCVCVLCLIESVSICSRPWSAAEDRPLPASSPALVGARECVQRLSPSRPTARREAESQGRLPYSLSLSHSTLPLPLPPQSTFPPPFPHLPLSLSPPSF; via the coding sequence ATGAGTTTCTGCCTTGAACTTCCTTCTTGGACCGTCAGCTCagtttcatcatcatccttttCGAGTTTCGATCTTACTTTCCTGTTTCATCcttgtctgtctctctcgcagtgtgtgtgtgtgtgtgtgtgtgtgtgtgtgttgtgtcTGATTGAGTCTGTATCCATCTGCTCTCGTCCCTGGTCAGCGGCTGAGGATCGTCCTCTGCCGGCATCTTCCCCGGCGCTTGTTGGCGCCCGAGAATGTGTGCAACGACTTTCCCCCTCCAGACCGACTGCGCGCCGCGAGGCTGAATCGCAAGGCCGTCTGCCttactctctctcactctctcactcaactctccctctccctctcccaccacaatccaccttccccccccctttccctcatttgcctctctctctctctcccccctccttctga
- the crzA gene encoding putative C2H2 transcription factor Crz1 (COG:K;~EggNog:ENOG410PIQA;~InterPro:IPR036236,IPR013087;~PFAM:PF00096,PF12874,PF13912) produces the protein MASQDNLPDSGQSPAGMRSRSIGPYNDPSAGLTLDVSVATTTAPYTSTSYNPSNPGASDSYGYNPTGYLSAPSAAQTLAPTDHTYSHSLQLPQSFDAGLMPQLDQSTGLSLQQQQQQQQQQQQQATDENFSNLLHSNPADFDFALYQNPSPNSTAAPDYDSPLLLDPQVHGQSRPGSQAVNPADLVSQIPSPHPSASPQLSPISPQDHYQHSSPGPMSPPNSTPGTYYTPQHSRHTSLDPASAAYMSGNAHTDWQAVMANSAFQGHRRAPSEVSEVSSAAPSPYMSQHESFDGVENNPSPLLAPQHDPGLYDNALGIESFTLSDGQQQHHSQGISPAHSPYISPQLMPQQPTDMIPNVPYISAPAGNTQYPTPPTDMYGEGMMVQGNGGMGDIGQASQMAPPSINVEFAPPAKNLNLPQTKPSADLDSLSPPVAMRSRMRSKSDPYAHPASRARSSSTSTSLEPFVPPSPRSLSPFDTMRGQPHSNPSSREPSPSRSGRRLSTSSIDSRNYILGLADPQRPGGNPNDSKRVQKHPATFQCHLCPKRFTRAYNLRSHLRTHTDERPFVCTVCGKAFARQHDRKRHEGLHSGEKKFVCRGDLSRGGQWGCGRRFARADALGRHFRSEAGRICIKPLLDEESQERERTMMDQQQHLQPIPPPLMVPGMDGQHTSNFVLPAALLAQYPALQTLQWDQIPATADDPSDIGGRSSFDASSGGEFGFDDDESGLSSVSGISGSYGGPSNMYDVNNTGQMLGVNPAESGYRENDWRA, from the exons ATGGCATCCCAGGACAACCTGCCCGACTCGGGGCAGTCGCCCGCTGGGATGAGGAGCCGCAGTATCGGTCCATATAATGATCCCTCCGCCGGTTTGACCTTGGATGTCTCCGTCGCAACCACTACAGCTCCTTATACCTCGACTTCCTACAACCCTTCCAATCCAGGCGCCTCTGATTCCTACGGCTATAACCCCACCGGTTATCTCTCCGCACCCTCCGCCGCGCAGACGCTGGCCCCGACCGATCACACATACTCCCACAGCCTTCAACTGCCACAATCCTTCGATGCTGGGTTGATGCCCCAGCTGGACCAGTCAACGGGCCTGTCcttgcagcaacagcagcagcagcagcaacaacaacaacaacaagcgaCAGACGAGAATTTCTCTAATCTGTTGCACTCGAACCCCGCAGATTTCGACTTTGCCCTCTATCAGAACCCTAGTCCGAACAGCACGGCCGCTCCGGACTACGACTCCCCGCTCCTGCTAGACCCCCAAGTTCACGGTCAGTCCCGACCGGGCAGTCAAGCGGTAAACCCCGCCGACCTCGTTAGCCAGAtaccctctcctcatccttcggCTTCTCCGCAATTGTCCCCAATCTCCCCTCAGGACCATTACCAGCACTCATCTCCCGGGCCCATGTCGCCGCCCAACTCGACGCCGGGGACTTACTACACCCCGCAACATTCCCGCCATACTTCCTTGGACCCTGCCAGCGCTGCATACATGTCGGGCAATGCGCATACGGATTGGCAGGCAGTCATGGCCAACTCTGCCTTCCAGGGCCATCGACGGGCCCCATCTGAGGTGTCTGAGGTGTCATCCGCTGCCCCATCTCCATACATGTCCCAGCATGAATCTTTTGATGGCGTGGAGAACAATCCCTCCCCACTCCTAGCGCCCCAGCATGACCCCGGTCTCTACGACAATGCACTGGGCATTGAATCTTTCACCTTGTCTGATGgtcagcaacagcaccatTCACAGGGCATCAGCCCCGCCCACAGTCCATATATCTCTCCGCAATTGATGCCTCAACAGCCCACAGACATGATTCCCAACGTGCCATACATCTCTGCTCCTGCGGGCAACACGCAGTACCCCACCCCACCGACCGACATGTACGGGGAGGGTATGATGGTCCAAGGAAACGGTGGTATGGGAGACATAGGTCAGGCATCGCAAATGGCGCCCCCATCTATCAACGTGGAATTCGCACCCCCGGCGAAGAATCTCAACCTCCCGCAGACGAAGCCCAGTGCGGACTTGGACTCCTTGAGTCCACCCGTTGCCATGC GCTCCCGCATGCGTAGTAAGTCGGACCCATATGCCCACCCGGCTTCTCGCGCACGGTCATCTTCTACTTCGACCAGCCTGGAGCCGTTTGTGCCTCCGTCACCCCGGTCGCTGTCGCCTTTTGATACCATGAGGGGACAGCCACATAGTAATCCCAGCTCCCGAGAGCCGTCTCCCTCGCGATCGGGTCGGCGACTGTCCACCTCGTCGATCGACAGTAGAAATTACATTCTCGGTCTTGCGGATCCCCAGAGGCCTGGGGGCAACCCTAACGACTCCAAACGTGTCCAGAAACACCCGGCCACGTTCCAGTGTCACCTGTGCCCTAAGCGCTTCACGCGAGCCTACAACCTACGATCTCATTTGCGTACTCACACGGACGAGCGGCCTTTCGTATGCACTGTCTGCGGAAAAGCTTTTGCGCGACAGCATGATCGAAAGCGTCATGAGGGGCTGCACTCGGGCGAAAAGAAGTTCGTCTGTCGCGGTGACCTCTCGCGTGGTGGACAGTGGGGATGTGGCCGGCGATTTGCTCGTGCGGATGCTCTGGGTCGTCATTTCCGTTCCGAAGCTGGTCGGATCTGTATCAAGCCATTGTTAGATGAGGAGTCTCAAGAGCGGGAGCGCACGATGATGgatcagcaacagcaccTGCAGCCTATACCACCTCCATTAATGGTGCCAGGAATGGATGGCCAACATACCAGCAATTTCGTTCTCCCTGCCGCGTTGTTGGCCCAATACCCCGCGCTGCAGACTTTGCAGTGGGATCAAATCCCTGCCACCGCAGACGATCCCAGTGACATAGGAGGTCGCAGTAGTTTCGACGCCAGTTCCGGCGGAGAGTTCGGatttgatgacgacgaatCCGGCCTCAGTAGTGTCTCTGGCATCAGCGGGAGCTACGGGGGCCCGAGTAACATGTACGATGTTAACAATACGGGCCAGATGTTAGGAGTGAACCCTGCAGAATCTGGCTATCGAGAAAACGATTGGAGGGCATGA
- the ALG11 gene encoding alpha-1,2-mannosyltransferase ALG11 (BUSCO:EOG09262UB3;~CAZy:GT4;~COG:M;~EggNog:ENOG410PIAX;~InterPro:IPR001296,IPR038013,IPR031814;~PFAM:PF00534,PF15924,PF13692;~go_function: GO:0004377 - GDP-Man:Man3GlcNAc2-PP-Dol alpha-1,2-mannosyltransferase activity [Evidence IEA]), producing the protein MMLLILKSVLTVLALLATCVLLPQLPLSLLRLVLRGVGWLVQKRTRSRREYIISRVRADEEEHATRTKAASATNSGDEEDWEKVDTSSSSSGTAGINRNEEWDGIIGFFHPFCNAGGGGERVLWEAVRATQKRWPKAICAIYTGDHEVNKAAMLERVQHRFNITLHSPTVVLLYLTTRKYVVSSMYPYMTLLGQSLGSLIVAWDAFNLLVPDIFVDTMGYAFTLAFSKLLFPSVPTAAYVHYPTISTDMLQSLDDQTGLQGVNSGAGKGLKGQIKRKYWIAFAKLYGWVGGHVDVVMCNSSWTSAHIRTIWGPSRQTNPHKDPTVIFPPTAVSELESTITVSPETERTRQPLILYIAQFRPEKNHPLLLRSFARFLQERRNQNADPETEPKLVLIGSVRHASPDETHIYNLRLLAHELRIRDQTTFICDASWPTILEHLATASIGVNAMWNEHFGICVVEYQAAGLISVVHDSGGPREDIVIDLGDGATGFRASTEEQFAASFEAALALPVEEKVAMRLRARKSALRFTEEEFHAKWIEEIGKLVR; encoded by the exons ATGATGCTGCTCATCCTTAAATCGGTCCTCACAGTGCTCGCCCTCCTGGCGACCTGTGTGCTACTACCCCAGCTGCCCCTGAGTCTTCTCCGCCTAGTTCTCCGCGGTGTCGGTTGGCTGGTCCAGAAGCGTACCCGCTCTCGCCGCGAGTACATCATCTCGCGCGTCCGcgctgacgaagaagaacacgCTACTCGTACAAAGGCTGCCTCTGCTACCAACtccggtgatgaggaggactgGGAGAAGGTCGATACCTCtagctccagctccggaACCGCTGGCATCAACCGCAATGAAGAATGGGATGGCATCAtcggcttcttccatccGTTCTG TAACgcaggcggtggtggtgaacgCGTTCTCTGGGAGGCCGTGAGAGCAACCCAGAAACGCTGGCCCAAGGCCATCTGTGCCATCTATACCGGCGACCATGAGGTCAACAAAGCAGCCATGCTGGAACGGGTCCAG CACCGCTTTAATATCACCCTCCACTCCCCGACCGTTGTCCTCCTCTATCTCACTACCCGCAAATATGTCGTTAGCAGCATGTACCCCTACATGACTCTTCTCGGCCAATCCCTGGGCTCTCTCATCGTTGCCTGGGATGCATTCAACCTCCTTGTTCCGGATATCTTCGTTGACACAATGGGCTACGCATTTACCCTTGCTTTCAGcaagctcctcttcccctccgtTCCAACTGCCGCCTACGTGCACTACCCGACCATCTCCACCGACATGCTCCAATCCCTCGACGACCAGACCGGCCTGCAAGGCGTCAACTCCGGCGCCGGAAAGGGTCTCAAGGGCCAGATCAAGCGGAAGTACTGGATCGCATTTGCCAAACTCTACGGTTGGGTAGGCGGCCACGTCGATGTCGTCATGTGCAACTCCTCTTGGACATCAGCGCACATCCGCACCATCTGGGGTCCCTCCCGCCAAACCAACCCCCACAAAGATCCCACCGTAATCTTCCCACCTACTGCTGTCTCCGAACTCGAGTCCACCATTACCGTGTCCCCAGAGACCGAACGCACTCGCCAGCCCCTCATCCTGTACATCGCCCAATTCCGCCCGGAGAAGAACCACCCCTTACTCCTCCGCTCCTTTGCCCGCTTCCTCCAAGAGCGCCGCAACCAGAACGCCGACCCCGAAACCGAGCCCAAGCTCGTCCTCATCGGTTCTGTCCGTCACGCCAGCCCCGACGAAACCCACATCTACAACCTCCGGCTACTAGCCCACGAACTCCGCATCCGCGACCAAACCACCTTCATCTGCGACGCCAGCTGGCCCACCATCCTCGAGCACCTCGCCACGGCCTCCATCGGCGTCAACGCCATGTGGAACGAGCATTTCGGCATCTGCGTCGTCGAGTACCAAGCCGCCGGTCTGATCAGCGTGGTCCACGACTCCGGCGGTCCCCGCGAAGACATCGTCATTGATCTCGGCGATGGCGCCACGGGTTTCCGCGCCTCCACGGAGGAGCAATTCGCTGCTTCGTTCGAGGCGGCGCTTGCGCTTCCggtcgaagagaaggtcgCAATGCGGCTACGCGCCAGGAAGTCCGCGTTGAGATTCACCGAGGAAGAGTTCCATGCTAAGTGGATTGAGGAGATTGGGAAATTGGTGCGGTGA
- a CDS encoding putative mitochondrial export translocase Oxa2 (COG:U;~EggNog:ENOG410PQHW;~InterPro:IPR001708;~TransMembrane:5 (o51-75i151-170o222-240i260-278o290-312i);~go_component: GO:0016021 - integral component of membrane [Evidence IEA];~go_function: GO:0032977 - membrane insertase activity [Evidence IEA]), which yields MRPFRLSHPARKTAAFQQVRHFHPTRPAPFINEALELSSAFLHNVHAISGLPWAVSIPLSALIVRTTVALPLQLYSKMQAKRERDAIPLLHAWNRCFKENLQKSEDYTREDRLLLAKMDPTRAQKQQLMKQFLERKRIVHRRLGVPRFWKPLNFLQLPIWISIMESLRAMSGNDRGLVPWLLSRLEPESADPSSALHLAVEPSLANEGALWFPDLLAGDPTGILPLALTLSILLNIRMGWKAQPLKNLADLPKVEMYKQLSLRGIRMFVQVLALNVGLSSYVSEMPTALMIYWLTSTNVATLQTLLLDRVLFPVKPLPVWKRHYVMYKTPKSLAPPAKKS from the coding sequence ATGCGGCCCTTCCGATTGTCGCATCCCGCACGCAAGACGGCGGCTTTCCAGCAGGTCCGGCATTTCCACCCAACCCGTCCAGCACCCTTCATCAACGAAGCCCTCGaactctcctccgcctttcTCCATAATGTCCACGCTATTTCCGGTCTACCATGGGCCGTCTCCATCCCATTGAGTGCTCTGATCGTCCGAACAACCGTTGCTCTGCCGCTACAACTCTACAGCAAGATGCAAGCGAAACGGGAACGGGATGCGATACCACTTCTCCATGCGTGGAACCGATGCTTTAAAGAGAATTTGCAGAAATCAGAGGACTACACCCGCGAGGATCGCCTATTGCTCGCTAAAATGGACCCTACAAGGGCCCAAAAGCAACAACTCATGAAGCAATTCCTGGAACGGAAACGAATCGTACACCGTCGCCTGGGCGTTCCCCGGTTCTGGAAGCCACTGAACTTCCTCCAACTACCCATCTGGATCTCCATCATGGAGAGTCTCCGCGCCATGTCCGGCAATGACCGTGGTCTAGTGCCCTGGCTACTATCGCGCCTTGAGCCCGAGTCCGCGGATCCCTCGTCTGCCCTGCATCTGGCCGTCGAGCCCTCGCTCGCTAATGAGGGTGCTCTTTGGTTCCCTGATCTTTTGGCCGGGGATCCTACCGGTATCCTGCCCTTGGCACTAACACTATCTATTCTGCTGAATATCAGAATGGGTTGGAAGGCCCAGCCTCTGAAGAACCTGGCCGATCTGCCCAAGGTAGAGATGTACAAGCAGCTTTCCTTGCGGGGAATTCGGATGTTTGTTCAGGTGCTGGCGTTGAATGTGGGATTGTCATCATATGTGTCGGAGATGCCTACCGCTTTGATGATCTACTGGCTCACCAGTACGAACGTCGCTACGTTGCAGACCTTACTCCTGGATCGGGTGCTTTTTCCGGTCAAGCCCCTGCCTGTATGGAAGAGGCACTATGTCATGTACAAAACACCAAAAAGCCTGGCGCCTCCGGCCAAGAAGTCATGA